The window CGGTACTCGGCTGACGGGCAGGAGGTCTGACGGGCAGGAAGCTTGTCGGGCGGGAGGCCTGTCTGGCGGGTGGTTACGGTCCAGTCCGTGAACCGGGTATTGCGGACTGGACGCGGACCTTGGACGATCGACCAGTCCTCCGATGGCTGCACCCGTCGGACGGGCCGCCCGCGATCAAGGGAGATTGTGATCATGAAGCTGCTGCGAGTCGGTACGTCAGGGGCCGAGCGGCCCGCGCTCCTCGATGCCGAGGGAGTCCTGCGGGACCTGTCGGGCGTCGTGCCGGACATCGACGGGGCGCTGCTCGCCGACGAAGCGGCGCTCGGCCGGATACGTACCGCCGCCGAGGCCGGGGAACTGCCCGTGCTCGACGCGGACGGGTTGCGGGTCGGCCCGCCGGTCGCCCGGATCGGCAAGGTCGTCTGCATCGGCCTCAACTACCACGACCACGCCAAGGAGACCGGTGCCGAGCCGCCCGCCGAGCCGGTGATCTTCTTCAAGGCTGCGGACACGGTCGTCGGGCCCTACGACACCGTGCTCGTGCCGCGCGGCTCGGTGAAGACCGACTGGGAGGTCGAGCTGGCTGTCGTCATCGGGCGTACGGCCCGGTATCTCGGCTCGCACGAGGAGGCGCTCGCGCATGTCGCCGGATACGCGGTGGCGCACGACGTGTCCGAGCGGGAGTTCCAGATCGAGCGGGGCGGGACCTGGGACAAGGGGAAGAACTGCGAGACGTTCAATCCGCTCGGGCCGTGGCTCGTGACGGCGGACGAGGTGCCCGATCCGCAGGGGCTGGGGCTGAAGTTGTGGGTCAACGGGGAGTTGCGGCAGGACGGGAGCACGTCCGACCAGATCTTCTCCGTTGCCGAAGTCGTGCGGTATGTGAGTCAGTTCATGACTCTCTATCCCGGGGACGTCATCAATACCGGGACGCCGGCGGGGGTTGCTCTGGGGATGCCCGAGCCCAAGCCGTTCTTGCGGGCGGGGGATGTCGTGCAGCTGGAGATTGAGGGGCTGGGGCGGCAGCGGCAGGAATTCAAGCCGGCGTAGGCGTTCCACTGGGGCGCGGGGGACCACGGCGCGTTGTCGGGTGCGGGTTCGTTGTGGCTGGTCGCGCAGTTCCCCGCGCCCCTTGAAGGCGAAAGGATTGCGCAGTTCCCCGCGCCCCCAGAAAATCCAAAAGACTGCGCCGTTCCCCGCGCCCCCGAATAAGCCAAAGACTGCGCCGTTCCCCGCGCCCCCGAATAAGCCAAAGACTGCGCCGTTCCCCGCGCCCCTGAAAGCGCTCCCTACGCGGTCGTCGAGAAGCGTTCCAGTGCCTCCACCACCATTGCGTGGTCCTCCAGTTGGGGGAGGCCCGAGACCACGACCGTGCCGATTACGCCTGCGCCTGTCACCGTGATCGGGAAGGCTCCGCCGTGGGCCGCGTACACATCGGGGTCCAGGCGGGAGGAGTCCTCGAACGTCGTGTTCTTGGCTCGGAAGCGGGTGCCGACCAGGAGGGACGAGGCGGCGTAGCGCTCGACGACCCGGCGCTTGCGGTCGATCCAGGCGTCGTTGTCGGCGGTGGAGCCGGGAAGCGCGGCGTGGAAGAGCTGCTGGCCTCCCCGGCGGATGTCGATCGCGACGGGCGCGTCGCGCTCGCGGGCCAGTTCGACCAGGAGCGTGCCGAGGGCCCACGCGTCGTCGTACGTGAAGTGAGGGAGCGTCAGACGGAGCTCCTGCTCCTCCAGTTCGGCGATGGTCGGTGCGGTGGGGGTGCTCACAGGGTCACCGTCACGTTCTCGCGGGCCGAGCGGCGCGCGCCTTCCAGGACGTCCAGGGCGGCGGCGGCCTCCAGCGCGGTGACCGGGTTCTCGCCGGTGCCGCTCAGGGCCCCGGCGACGGCCGCGTAGTACGCGGGGTACGCGCCGGGCAGGGTCGGGACCGGGGTTCCGCCGCTGGTCAGCGGGGACTCTCCGGAGCCGACGCGGCCCCACAGCTCCTCGGGCTCGACGCCCCACTCCTTCTCCTTGCCCACGACCGGGCGCTCGCCGTCGCGCAGGGCGGCCTCCTGGGGGTCGAGGCCGTACTTCACGTAGCCAGCCTTCGAGCCCAGCGTGCGGAAACGCGGGCCGAGTTGGGCGGTCGTCGCGGAGACGTAGAGGTGGGAGCGGACGCCGTTCGTGTGCGTGATCGCGATGAACGTGTCGTCGTCGGCCTCCGCACCCGCGCGGCGGACGTCCGACTCCGCGTACACCGCGGCCGCCGGGCCGAAGAGGACCAGCGCCTGGTCGACCACGTGGCTGCCGAGGTCGAACAGCAGACCTCCGACCTCTGCCGGGTCGCCGGACTCGCGCCAGCCGCCCTTGAGTTCGGGGCGCCAGCGCTCGAAGCGGGACTCGAAGCGGTAGACGTCACCGAGGCCGCCCTCGGCGATCAGCTTCCGCAGGGTCAGGAAGTCGTTGTCCCAGCGGCGGTTCTGGAAGACGGAGAGCAGCAGCCCGCGCTCCTCGGCGAGGGCGGCGAGCTCGCGGGCGTCCGCCGCCGTGCCCGCGATCGGCTTGTCGACGACGACCGGCAGGCCCGCCTTGAGGGCGGCCGTGGCGATCGGGACGTGCGTCTTGTTGGGGGACGCGATGACGATCAGGTCCAGCTCGTCGGCGCGCGCCCAGAGCTCGTCGGGGGCCGACGCGATCCGTACGTCCGGGAACTCGTCCCTCGCCTGCTGCTGCCGGTCCGCGTTCGACGTGACCACCGTGTCGAGGATGAGTCCCTCGGTCGCGGCGATCAGCGGGGCGTGGAAGACGGAGCCCGCGAGGCCGTAGCCGACGAGGCCCACGCGGAAGGGGCCCTCGCGGACGGGGCCTTCGCCGACGGGGGTGCCATTGCCTGTACCAGTCATGCCTTCCACTTAAGCAACGCTGTTGCCAAAGTGCAAGCGCGGGGGACAATGGGGCTGTGGAGCACGCGGTAACTGTGGACCACGCACTACAGGCGCACGCGGCACAGGGAGGATCGGAGTGGCTGGTATCGGGGCTGGTTCCGGAGCGGCCCGGGTGGGCGGCGGGGTGAACCTGCTCGCGCTGCGCAGCCACAACGCCGCGCTGCTGCTCGATCTGCTGCGGCGCGCCGGGCGTACGGGGATGAGCCGCCTCGAACTCGCGGAACGTACAGGGCTGACGCCTCAGGCCGTCAGCAAGATCACCGCCCGCCTCCGGGAGGACGGGCTGGTGACCGACGCCGGCCGACAGGCCTCCACGGGTGGCAAGCCACGCACGGTGCTGCGGCTGGTGCCGGAGGCCGGACATGCGGTGGGGCTGCACCTCGACCGGGACGAGCTGCGGGTCGTGCTCGTCGATCTCACGGGGGCGGTCGTGGGGGAGCGGTGCGCTCCGCTGGATCTGGGGGCCGGGGCGGACGCCGTGCTGGATGTGGTCGTGGCGGAGTTCGGGGAGGTGGTGGCGGAGCTGGGGCCTGGGGGTGTGTCCGGTGTCGGCGCCGGGTCCACCGTTCTCGGGGTCGGTGTCGCCATGCCCGGGCCCCTCGATCACACGCACGGTGTGCTGCACCGGGTGACCGGGTTTCCCGAGTGGGACGGGTTCCCCCTGCGCGATGCGCTGGCGCGGCGGCTCGGTGTGCCGGTCGTCCTGGACAAGGACACGAACGCCGCGGCGCTCGGACTCGCGGTCGGGGGTGAGGCGGGGGCCTTCGCGTATCTGCATCTCGGTACGGGGCTGGGGGCCGGGCTCGTCCTCGGTGGGGCCGTGCATCGCGGGTCCCGTACCGGGGCGGGTGAGTTCGGGCACCAGGTCATCCAGCTGGACGGGCCGCCCTGCTCCTGCGGCAACCGGGGGTGCGTCGAGGCGTTGTGCCTCGCGGCGGTGGCCCGGGGGGACGTGGACGAGGCGGCGCGTGTTCTCGGCGAAGGGGCCGCGAACCTTGTGGGGCTGCTGGACATCGACCTTGTGCTGCTGGGTGGGCGCACGGTTGCCGCGGAGTCCGTGCGGTTCGTGAGGGGGGTCGGGGCGGTGCTCGATGCTCGGGCTCGGCGGGAGGGGGTGGGGAGTCCTGTGCCCGTACGGGTTGCCTCCGGCGGGGGGCGGGTGGCTGAGGGGGCTGCTCAGTTGTTGTTGGTGCCGTTGTTCGGGCGGGCGGAAGGGTGAGTTTTGGTGCGGGGGCTTTTGGCTTCCGCGGGTTCGGTGTCGGGTGCGGGCTCGTTGTGGCTGGTCGCGCAGTTCCTCGCGCCCCTAAAAGATTGCGCAGTTCCCCGCGCCCCTTGAAAGCGAAAAGACTGCGCCGTTCCCCGCGCCCCTGGGTGGGTTGGTCCCCGGCTCAGCTCAGCTCAGCTCAGCTCAGCTCAGCTCAGCTCAGCTCAGCTCAGCTCAGCTTGGCTTGGCTTGGCTCTCTCTGGACCGATCGGGCGCAATCCCCGCCCCGATCGGACCCCGCCCAGCGTGCCGGAGTCGGTGCGAGGGTGCGTCGTGGCAGGCTCCCGTGTCCATGCGACTGAGCAAGCCTGTGTGTCTCGCTGTCAGTGCTGCAGCCGCCCTCGCTCCTGTGCCGGCCGATGCCGCGGTGGGGGTGGAACAACGGCAGGGGCGGCCCACCTGTGCCGAGCCGGGGGGCGGGGAGTTTCCCGTGCGTACGCGGATTCATGGTGGGCCCGCCGAGTACGACGCCGGGGGCGGGTTCCGGACCTGGTACATCGATCTCACCAACACCACCGACGCGACCTGCGGGAACATCCACCCGGTCGTCGTCCTCGTGGACGGGAAGCGGGCGCTGCGGCCGGAGCAGCCGCAGCTCGAGTTCTACGACGGGGAGCGGCCCCGTCCCGTCGGCTTCGAGCGGACCGAGCAGGACGAGAACATCGGGGTCCTCGGCTCCCCTGTGAGCCGAGCCGACAGATCCGACGCCGACGGCTCCGAAGGCGACGAGGCTCCCTTCCCCGGGTTCACCGTGGCGCCCGGTGTGACCCTCTCCGTCAAGGTGCGGCTCGCCGTCACCTCGGACGCCGTGGCCAACGACGTCGTCGCGCACGCCGCCGTCGTCCAGCGGCGGGGGGACGACGGCGACGACGGCGACTGGGTCGGGCAGTCGAACGACTACCGCTTCCGCATCCTCGGCGAGGGCGAGGGCCGGGGGGAGCGCGAAGAGGGTGGGACGGGCGAGGTCGGCGGCAAGGACGGTGCCGGGACCACGGGTGACCGGGACCGTGTCGACGCCTCCGGGCGCGTACCGGACGGCATTCCCTTCGCGGAGGAACTGGCCCGGACGGGGCTGCGCTCGACCCGGGGGATCCTCGCCGCGACCGCCGGCGCGCTCCTGCTCCTCGGCGTGGGACTCGGCGCGCTGTTCGCGGCCCGCCGCAGACGCTGAGGGCATCGCGGGATTCTCCGCCCGGGCCACTGCCGCCCCCCTCCACCAAGATCGGGCGGATGGCTAGTCTGGAGGCGTCGGCACACAGCTGTGACGGCGTCCCCCACACCCGCGGCAGACCCGCACGGCTCACGCAGCACGCGTACGGCAGGAGACGGCACATGGCAGAGCGCAAGCCCATCGAATCGTGGCTCACGGACATGGACGGGGTGCTGATCCACGAGGGCGTGCCGATCCCCGGCGCCGACGCCTTCATAAAGAAGCTCAGGGAGTCCGGGAAGCCCTTCCTGGTGCTCACCAACAACTCCATCTACACGGCCCGCGATCTGCACGCCCGGCTGCGGCGGATGGGACTGGACGTGCCCGTCGAGAACATCTGGACGTCCGCCCTCGCCACCGCCCAGTTCCTGGAGGACCAGCGCCCCGAGGGCTCCGCGTACGTCATCGGCGAGGCGGGTCTGACCACCGCGCTGCACGACATCGGGTACGTGCTGACCGACCACGACCCCGACTACGTGGTCCTCGGCGAGACCCGTACGTACTCCTTCGAGGCCATGACCAAGGCCGTGCGGCTGATCAACGACGGCGCCCGGTTCATCGCCACGAACCCCGACGAGACCGGCCCGTCCGCCGAGGGCGCGCTGCCCGCCACCGGAGCCGTGGCCGCGCTGATCACCAAGGCGACCGGCAAGAAGCCGTACTTCGCGGGCAAGCCGAACCCGCTGATGATGCGTACGGGGCTCAACACCATCGGGGCGCACTCCGAGACCAGCGCCATGATCGGCGACCGGATGGACACGGACGTCCTGGCCGGCCTGGAGGCGGGTATGGAGACCTTCCTCGTCCTCACCGGTCTCACCACGGCCGCGGAGATCGAGAAGTACCCCTACCGCCCGTCCACGATCGTCGACTCCATCGCGGACCTCGTCGACCGCGTCTGAGCCACCCGTACGGGACCGGCACCCGTGTGGGGGCGCCACCCGTACGGAGCAGCGGCCCCCCTCCCCGGATGCGGCCCCGTGCCCCGAGGAGGACGCTCCAGATATCTGGAGGTTCACGATGGGTTCACTGCGACTGACTCTCTGTGCCGGGGTGGTGGCCGCCGCCGCGCTCGCCCCCACCGCGTACGCGGCCGACGGGGGCGTCACCGTGACCCCGGGGTCCCCGGCACCCGGCAGCGACATCCAACTGCGGGTCAAGGGGTGCGCCGGGATGTCCGGCACCGCCGCGTCCGAGGCGTTCGTCGCCGACGCGCAGCTCACCGGGAAGCCCGGGGTCCTCACCGGCGAGACCCGCGTCCGCTCGACGCTCGACCCCGGCACGTACGACGTCAAGGTCACTTGCGACGGCTTCGAGGACAAGGTCAAGGGCGCCATCACCGTCCTCGACAAGAAGCAACGCGAGAAGCAGCAGAAGCAGGAGAAGCAGGAACAGAACGAGAAGAAGGAACAGCAGGAACAGCAGGAACAGCAGGGGCAGAAGGATCAGCAGGAGGCGCAGCCCCTCGCGCCCGCGTCCCCCGTCGCGCCCGTGCACGCGGGCGGCGGCGGTACCGCGCGGCTCGCCGTCGTCGACGCCCGCTCGGAGGGGCCCGGCACCCGGCACGCGGTGGTCGGGCTGGTCCTGGCCGGTGTCGCCGCCGTCGCCGTGGCGGTCCGCAGCGCCCGTCGGAGTCGCGGGAGTACCCGCGGTACGGACTGACCGGCCATGTCCGACCGGGAACACACTTCCGGCGGCGGCCGTCTGCTCATGGGCGTGGCCTGGGCGCTGCTGCTCCTCGGGCTGTGGCTGTGGGGCCGCGAGGTGACCGACGTGCGCCAGGGCATATCCGCGCCGACCACGGGTGACGTGGCGGCCGTCGGACGGCCGCTCGGTGTCGAACTGCCGCCCGCGGCCGAGCCGTTGGGGGACGCGAGGCCCCAGCGCGTGGACATCCCCGCGCTGGGCGTACAGGCGCCCGTGGTGACCCGTGGGCTCGACCCCCGCGGGGCGATCGACCCGCCGCCCTACGGACAGCCGGGGACCGTCGGCTGGTACGGGGACGGGGCGCGGCCCGGGGCGGCCGGGACCGCGCTGCTCGTCGGGCACGTGGACACCGAGACCCGGCCCGCGGTCTTCTACCACCTCAGCGAGGTACGGCCGGGCGAGACGGTCCGGGTGATCCGCGACGACGGCAGGGTCGCCGAGTTCACCGTCGAGGACGTCCAGGTCTTCGCCCGCGACCGCTTCGATGCTCAGAAGGTGTACGGGACACGGCAGACCGGCCGCGCCGAACTGCGCCTGATCACCTGCGGCGGCACCTTCGACCGGACCAGCCGCACCTACACGGCGAACGTGGTCGTCTCCGCGTACCTCAGCGGCACCGGTCTGTGAGCCCCGGGAAGCGGCCCCCCGAACCCTCGTACCGAACCCGAGTGCCCCTCGTGCCTCCACCTGGCCCGGTCGACGACCCGCTCCCCCCGGAGCCGTCGACCGGGCTGGTCCTCGACCGTGCGCGCACGGGCTGCGGGAGTAACCCGGCGGTCGGCACGGGAGGTTCAGGGGGCCGTCGGCGCGTCACGCACGCGCCTCACGAATGGTCCGACAGCCGGGGGCCGGGGCCGTCTGATAAGACTCTAGTTCGGATGAGCGCTCCGGCCTAGGGTTTGATTGACGCCATGTCCCGGAC is drawn from Streptomyces liliifuscus and contains these coding sequences:
- a CDS encoding fumarylacetoacetate hydrolase family protein codes for the protein MKLLRVGTSGAERPALLDAEGVLRDLSGVVPDIDGALLADEAALGRIRTAAEAGELPVLDADGLRVGPPVARIGKVVCIGLNYHDHAKETGAEPPAEPVIFFKAADTVVGPYDTVLVPRGSVKTDWEVELAVVIGRTARYLGSHEEALAHVAGYAVAHDVSEREFQIERGGTWDKGKNCETFNPLGPWLVTADEVPDPQGLGLKLWVNGELRQDGSTSDQIFSVAEVVRYVSQFMTLYPGDVINTGTPAGVALGMPEPKPFLRAGDVVQLEIEGLGRQRQEFKPA
- a CDS encoding heme-degrading domain-containing protein gives rise to the protein MSTPTAPTIAELEEQELRLTLPHFTYDDAWALGTLLVELARERDAPVAIDIRRGGQQLFHAALPGSTADNDAWIDRKRRVVERYAASSLLVGTRFRAKNTTFEDSSRLDPDVYAAHGGAFPITVTGAGVIGTVVVSGLPQLEDHAMVVEALERFSTTA
- a CDS encoding Gfo/Idh/MocA family protein, which codes for MTGTGNGTPVGEGPVREGPFRVGLVGYGLAGSVFHAPLIAATEGLILDTVVTSNADRQQQARDEFPDVRIASAPDELWARADELDLIVIASPNKTHVPIATAALKAGLPVVVDKPIAGTAADARELAALAEERGLLLSVFQNRRWDNDFLTLRKLIAEGGLGDVYRFESRFERWRPELKGGWRESGDPAEVGGLLFDLGSHVVDQALVLFGPAAAVYAESDVRRAGAEADDDTFIAITHTNGVRSHLYVSATTAQLGPRFRTLGSKAGYVKYGLDPQEAALRDGERPVVGKEKEWGVEPEELWGRVGSGESPLTSGGTPVPTLPGAYPAYYAAVAGALSGTGENPVTALEAAAALDVLEGARRSARENVTVTL
- a CDS encoding ROK family transcriptional regulator, whose translation is MAGIGAGSGAARVGGGVNLLALRSHNAALLLDLLRRAGRTGMSRLELAERTGLTPQAVSKITARLREDGLVTDAGRQASTGGKPRTVLRLVPEAGHAVGLHLDRDELRVVLVDLTGAVVGERCAPLDLGAGADAVLDVVVAEFGEVVAELGPGGVSGVGAGSTVLGVGVAMPGPLDHTHGVLHRVTGFPEWDGFPLRDALARRLGVPVVLDKDTNAAALGLAVGGEAGAFAYLHLGTGLGAGLVLGGAVHRGSRTGAGEFGHQVIQLDGPPCSCGNRGCVEALCLAAVARGDVDEAARVLGEGAANLVGLLDIDLVLLGGRTVAAESVRFVRGVGAVLDARARREGVGSPVPVRVASGGGRVAEGAAQLLLVPLFGRAEG
- a CDS encoding HAD-IIA family hydrolase; protein product: MAERKPIESWLTDMDGVLIHEGVPIPGADAFIKKLRESGKPFLVLTNNSIYTARDLHARLRRMGLDVPVENIWTSALATAQFLEDQRPEGSAYVIGEAGLTTALHDIGYVLTDHDPDYVVLGETRTYSFEAMTKAVRLINDGARFIATNPDETGPSAEGALPATGAVAALITKATGKKPYFAGKPNPLMMRTGLNTIGAHSETSAMIGDRMDTDVLAGLEAGMETFLVLTGLTTAAEIEKYPYRPSTIVDSIADLVDRV
- a CDS encoding class F sortase translates to MSDREHTSGGGRLLMGVAWALLLLGLWLWGREVTDVRQGISAPTTGDVAAVGRPLGVELPPAAEPLGDARPQRVDIPALGVQAPVVTRGLDPRGAIDPPPYGQPGTVGWYGDGARPGAAGTALLVGHVDTETRPAVFYHLSEVRPGETVRVIRDDGRVAEFTVEDVQVFARDRFDAQKVYGTRQTGRAELRLITCGGTFDRTSRTYTANVVVSAYLSGTGL